The following coding sequences are from one Planctomycetaceae bacterium window:
- a CDS encoding NAD-dependent epimerase/dehydratase family protein, with protein sequence MDLKGKKLLVIGGAGLIGSHLIDELVKEDVAEIRIYDNFSRGTRENLAEALKDPRVKVFPLGGELLHRDILDEAVKGIDGVFHLAALWLLHCHEYPRSAFEVNIGGTFNVLEACLNNGVKRLVYSSSASVYGDALQEPMTEEHWYNNTNFYGATKIAGEMMARALYHRYRNTPKKLDYVGLRYMNVYGPRQDYRGTYVAVIMKILDRLDQGLPPLVYGDGSQAYDFVYVGDCGRANVCAMKADATDSFYNVGTGIKTTILELTEMILKLTGSSLKVQFEPAGTTFVKNRVGCPRKAAREIGFTAATGLQEGLARLIEWRQGHREQVLRRQADAQVAP encoded by the coding sequence ATGGACCTCAAGGGCAAGAAACTGCTGGTCATCGGCGGCGCGGGACTGATCGGTTCGCATCTGATCGACGAACTGGTCAAGGAAGACGTTGCCGAAATACGAATCTACGACAACTTCAGCCGCGGCACGCGGGAAAACCTCGCCGAGGCCCTCAAAGACCCGCGGGTGAAGGTCTTCCCCCTGGGCGGTGAACTGCTCCACCGCGACATCCTCGACGAGGCCGTCAAAGGCATCGACGGCGTCTTCCACCTGGCGGCGCTGTGGCTGCTGCACTGCCACGAGTACCCGCGCTCGGCGTTTGAGGTCAACATCGGCGGCACGTTCAACGTGCTGGAGGCCTGCCTCAACAACGGCGTCAAACGCCTGGTGTACTCCTCCAGCGCCAGCGTCTACGGCGACGCCCTGCAGGAGCCCATGACCGAGGAGCACTGGTACAACAACACCAATTTCTACGGGGCCACCAAGATCGCCGGGGAGATGATGGCCCGCGCCCTGTACCACCGCTATAGGAACACGCCCAAGAAGCTCGATTACGTCGGCCTGCGGTACATGAACGTGTACGGCCCGCGACAGGACTACCGCGGCACGTACGTGGCGGTGATCATGAAGATTCTCGACCGGCTCGACCAAGGGCTGCCGCCGCTGGTTTACGGCGACGGGTCGCAGGCGTATGACTTCGTCTACGTCGGCGACTGCGGGCGGGCCAACGTCTGCGCAATGAAGGCCGACGCCACCGATTCGTTCTACAACGTCGGCACGGGCATCAAGACCACGATCCTGGAACTGACGGAGATGATTCTGAAATTGACCGGATCGAGCCTGAAGGTTCAGTTCGAGCCGGCCGGCACGACCTTCGTCAAGAACCGCGTGGGCTGCCCCCGAAAAGCCGCCCGGGAGATCGGTTTCACTGCTGCCACCGGTCTGCAGGAGGGGTTGGCGCGGCTGATCGAATGGCGTCAGGGTCATCGCGAACAAGTCCTTCGCCGCCAGGCGGACGCGCAGGTGGCGCCATGA
- a CDS encoding DegT/DnrJ/EryC1/StrS family aminotransferase: protein MSPKRNIPIAIPCFGDEEWQALREPLSSGWVTQGPKVAAFEKAFAQRQGAAHALACTSCTAGLHLILAAMGIGPGDEVIVPSFTWVASANAVLYCGATPVLCDVNRETFNIDIAHAASLVGPRTRAIIAVHLFGLSVDLDALAAAAPGVPLVSDAACAVATRYKGRPIGSLGTAAAFSFHPRKIIVTGEGGMVATQDAALAGRIDSLRNHGASVSEEQRHVGPKPYILPEFNALGFNYRMTDLQGAVGLAQLSRLDGFLEERRSGAEFYRRELASLGWLRTPSQEQSREHGWQAYVCYVDEAKSPLSRDRILEAMQAQGIGGRPGTHAVHMLGLYARQFGYTVDSLPAARDCYRYSLAIPLHNRMTMDDYRYVADALKNLE from the coding sequence ATGAGCCCCAAGCGCAACATTCCCATCGCGATTCCGTGCTTTGGCGATGAGGAATGGCAGGCGCTGCGGGAACCGCTGTCGAGCGGATGGGTGACGCAGGGCCCCAAGGTCGCGGCATTCGAGAAGGCCTTCGCCCAGCGTCAGGGCGCTGCCCACGCGCTGGCATGCACGAGCTGCACCGCCGGTCTGCACCTGATCCTGGCGGCGATGGGCATCGGCCCCGGCGACGAGGTGATCGTGCCCTCGTTCACGTGGGTGGCCTCGGCCAACGCGGTTTTGTACTGCGGGGCCACGCCGGTCCTGTGCGACGTGAACCGCGAGACGTTCAATATCGACATCGCCCACGCGGCCTCGCTGGTGGGTCCGCGGACGCGTGCGATCATCGCCGTTCACCTGTTCGGGCTCAGCGTCGACCTGGACGCCCTGGCCGCGGCGGCGCCGGGCGTTCCGCTGGTCAGCGACGCCGCCTGCGCCGTCGCGACGCGCTACAAGGGACGCCCCATCGGGTCGCTGGGCACGGCGGCGGCGTTTTCGTTTCACCCGCGAAAGATCATCGTCACGGGCGAAGGCGGTATGGTGGCGACTCAGGATGCCGCCCTGGCCGGGCGGATCGACTCGCTCCGCAACCACGGCGCGAGCGTCTCGGAAGAGCAGCGCCACGTCGGTCCCAAGCCTTACATTCTGCCCGAGTTCAACGCGCTGGGGTTCAACTACCGCATGACCGACCTCCAGGGCGCCGTCGGGTTGGCGCAGCTATCGCGGCTCGACGGGTTTCTGGAAGAGCGTCGCAGCGGCGCGGAGTTTTACCGGCGGGAGCTGGCGTCGCTGGGGTGGCTTCGGACGCCCTCGCAAGAGCAGTCGCGCGAGCACGGGTGGCAGGCCTACGTCTGCTACGTGGACGAGGCAAAATCGCCCCTGTCGCGCGACCGGATCCTCGAGGCGATGCAGGCCCAGGGCATCGGCGGGCGCCCCGGCACGCACGCGGTCCACATGCTGGGCCTTTACGCCAGGCAGTTCGGCTACACGGTCGACAGTCTGCCCGCGGCGCGGGACTGCTACCGCTACAGCCTGGCTATTCCCCTGCACAACCGCATGACGATGGACGATTATCGCTACGTGGCCGACGCCCTTAAGAATCTGGAATAA